A genomic window from Triticum urartu cultivar G1812 chromosome 7, Tu2.1, whole genome shotgun sequence includes:
- the LOC125523320 gene encoding two-component response regulator ORR24-like isoform X2: MAAMGGDQRQMMEGAAEDKFPDVLRVLAVDDDCVCLKVLDNLLRGCKYHPTTVTDAKTALKILRAGKEKFDVVITDVRMQDMDSFKLLELIRLEMDLPVISLHMVQ; encoded by the exons ATGGCCGCGATGGGTGGGGACCAAAGGCAGATGATGGAGGGTGCGGCGGAGGACAAGTTCCCGGACGTGTTACGAGTCCTTGCCGTGGACGACGACTGCGTCTGCCTCAAGGTGCTAGACAACCTCTTGCGCGGCTGCAAATACCACC CAACGACTGTGACGGATGCCAAGACGGCGCTGAAGATTCTCAGGGCGGGGAAGGAGAAGTTTGATGTGGTCATCACCGACGTGCGCATGCAGGACATGGACAGCTTCAAGCTCCTCGAGCTCATCCGCCTCGAGATGGATCTGCCCGTCATCA
- the LOC125523320 gene encoding two-component response regulator ORR24-like isoform X1, with product MAAMGGDQRQMMEGAAEDKFPDVLRVLAVDDDCVCLKVLDNLLRGCKYHPTTVTDAKTALKILRAGKEKFDVVITDVRMQDMDSFKLLELIRLEMDLPVISTLTPQF from the exons ATGGCCGCGATGGGTGGGGACCAAAGGCAGATGATGGAGGGTGCGGCGGAGGACAAGTTCCCGGACGTGTTACGAGTCCTTGCCGTGGACGACGACTGCGTCTGCCTCAAGGTGCTAGACAACCTCTTGCGCGGCTGCAAATACCACC CAACGACTGTGACGGATGCCAAGACGGCGCTGAAGATTCTCAGGGCGGGGAAGGAGAAGTTTGATGTGGTCATCACCGACGTGCGCATGCAGGACATGGACAGCTTCAAGCTCCTCGAGCTCATCCGCCTCGAGATGGATCTGCCCGTCATCAGTACACTCACTCCTCAATTCTAA